TACTTGGGTGTTTGCTaagcataaaataaaacacacACAACATAATTCACATGTGATTTCCCCCCTCACAGACGAAGACAGAGCACAGGATCAGCATCGAACAATGCCAAGCCGAGAGGAAGTAACAGTGGAAATAGTAATAGTATTGTGAAATTCTATGGAGATGACTCACCAGGATTTAAATTGTAATGAACTATGTTTAGCAGAGCGTTCAATGGAACGTTCAATGGAGCGTTTAGTGGATCGTTTAGTGGATCGTTTAATGAATCGTTTAATGAAACGTTTAATGAATCGTTTAATGAATCGTTTAATGGAGCGCTTGCGTGAAGGCGCTCTTCCGGGGAGTACCCGTGGATGTGCATATTAATTGGCATGCTCATCTGCCTCTCACTCTCCCCTTCCCATTCCTACGTATAAACCGTTTGCATGTGTAACATCACGCTCATGCACTCCTTCTCCATGGCTCATTTATCCACCTCCACTCCCCTCCTTGTAGAACCCCCCAAACGGTCCTTATCTCTACATTGATCTTCATGGCGACTGTAGTGATATTGCACATTATTagcaaaatttaaaaagaagaagaaaaaaaaaaaaaacacacacacacacatttgCACGTGTGGATGGTGTATATATGAATGTACGGAGGAAgatttttctgtttccatTTCCGT
This DNA window, taken from Plasmodium knowlesi strain H genome assembly, chromosome: 13, encodes the following:
- a CDS encoding protein transport protein SEC61 subunit beta, putative, with amino-acid sequence MNSSPVIVGGMRTPARRRQSTGSASNNAKPRGSNSGNSNSIVKFYGDDSPGFKLTPQTVLISTLIFMATVVILHIISKI